A DNA window from Myripristis murdjan chromosome 19, fMyrMur1.1, whole genome shotgun sequence contains the following coding sequences:
- the rsph10b gene encoding radial spoke head 10 homolog B, translated as MTNGDKKKKGRKINEETESEVLSSDAGSAVLKSPDVDQVSESFTNLTNSFSSHTDPDQQPETDDFYQIPSLSSVIIQRYEGERCKGQFHGEGVAYFQGGHVYKGMFSEGLMHGYGVYTWADGVKYEGEFESNMLMGRGRYTWRDGSSYEGEVYNAICHGTGTHICANTVVYTGQWHQGRRHGKGTMYYDKDKSSWYKGDWVNNNKEGWGLRCYPSGDIYEGEWRNNVRHGQGTMRWLKLAQQYSGTWQNGVQYGQGVHMWLLRRVHGSQYPQRNEYRGNFVQGQRHGKGTFYYAGGARYDGEWKNNKKHGKGKFTHRNGHVFEGEFADDQMVTPALSGIRPRAPHGAFSQRPSDPTNDLFTLVPDMALNIESLLEKIPQTQGNMERQQVEFVIMRHNAALRSIYSFYSRLGKAQSPDNTFLLTRLQLWRLLKDCNVHHRGVTLAQADHFIRGASEDVPPEEIHSPFTAILLRTLLSCLVMVAYHAYHTDMASTKNILASCFSKLMEDNILPNAKNVKGFLFIHPLRVVVAQNYLERCWEIYQAYCVVKPPPLADQTMTYRRLVWMFKDFGLLDTKLTPVKLLEIITAENINPSNPSYCNLDLEITFLEFFEVLLGCAEVKCQQVVESSQEDRRQSSPEPEARRDSPVHETSSSSTLQTTSCTSQSAVGPLNSPISPEVASPKSDEISKLQEHLQFSDSKETEAQKNVNTAVKSQTAVDSDSATLLSDIERGEVSRRRESFAGETMVSQEPGLEAKLTSNHSHLQRTEESEVEGARVRGTDAKDSELDLWIQSIHQFFSHVFFPAHDHNKLVISEVEEEKLRQVAQRRIALAKAQERARLREQLVAEEERRQKEKEEVTEKSDEPDDEVSSSTPVHPTPVASNTSISGAPAAKSSTDTASKKMKQMSRALN; from the exons ATGACTAATGGcgataaaaagaagaaaggcagaaagataAACGAGGAAACAGAAAGTGAAGTGTTATCCAGTGACGCTGGCAGCGCAGTGCTGAAGTCTCCTGATGTCGACCAGGTGTCGGAATCCTTTACAAACCTGACAAACTCATTCTCCTCACACACTGATCCTGATCAGCAACCAGAAACTGATGACTTTTACCAGATCCCTTCCCTTTCCAGTGTCATTATTCAGAG ATATGAAGGGGAAAGATGTAAAGGACAATTTCATGGAGAGGGTGTTGCTTATTTTCAAGGAGGCCATGTGTACAAG GGCATGTTTTCAGAGGGGCTCATGCATGGCTATGGCGTCTACACATGGGCAGATGGAGTCAAGTATGAG GGAGAGTTTGAGTCCAACATGCTGATGGGCCGTGGCAGGTATACCTGGCGGGATGGCAGCTCCTATGAGGGTGAGGTGTACAACGCTATATGTCATGGCACTGGAACCCACATATGTGCCAACACTGTGGTGTACACAGGGCAGTGGCATCAGGGCAGAAGGCATGGAAAG GGTACAATGTACTATGATAAGGATAAGAGTTCCTGGTATAAAGGAGACTGggtgaacaacaacaaagaggGATGGGGATTGAGGTG TTACCCCTCTGGTGACATTTATGAGGGTGAGTGGAGGAACAATGTGAGGCACGGACAGGGCACGATGAGGTGGCTGAAGCTGGCGCAGCAGTATAGTGGCACATGGCAGAATGGTGTCCAG tATGGGCAAGGTGTGCATATGTGGCTCCTGAGGCGAGTGCATGGCTCTCAGTATCCCCAGAGGAACGAATACAGGGGGAACTTTGTTCAGGGTCAGAGGCATGGAAAGGGAACCTTCTACTACGCTGGAGGGGCACGTTACGATGGAGAATGgaagaacaataaaaaacatgGAAAG GGAAAGTTCACTCATAGGAATGGGCATGTCTTTGAAGGAGAGTTTGCAGATGATCAGATGGTGACCCCTGCACTGAGTGGAATTAGACCTCGCGCACCTCATG GTGCATTTTCCCAGAGACCGTCAGACCCAACTAATGATTTATTTACACTGGTACCAGACATGGCTCTGAACATAGAGTCTCTCCTGGAGAAAATCCCCCAGACGCAAGGGAACATGGAGCGCCAACAG GTGGAGTTTGTGATCATGAGGCACAATGCCGCGCTGAGGTCCATCTACAGCTTCTACAGCCGACTTGGCAAGGCCCAGTCCCCAGATAACACCTTCCTGCTGACCCGCCTGCAGCTCTGGCGCTTGCTCAAAGACTGCAACGTCCACCATCGCGGCGTCACTCTGGCTCAAGCTGACCATTTTATTAGGG GTGCCTCAGAGGACGTGCCTCCAGAAGAGATCCACTCTCCCTTCACTGCCATACTGCTCCGCACACTCCTCAGCTGTCTGGTGATGGTGGCCTACCATGCTTACCATACGGACATGGC GTCAACAAAGAACATTCTGGCGTCATGCTTTTCCAAGCTGATGGAGGACAATATCCTTCCTAATGCAAAGAATGTAAAAG GCTTCCTGTTCATTCACCCACTCCGTGTGGTGGTTGCTCAAAACTATCTTGAGAGGTGTTGGGAAATCTACCAGGCTTACTGCGTGGTCAAACCGCCCCCCTTAGCTGACCAGACCATGACCTACCGACGCCTGGTGTGGATGTTCAAG GATTTCGGCCTATTGGACACTAAGCTGACCCCAGTGAAGTTACTGGAGATCATtactgcagagaacatcaacCCCAGCAACCCATCATACTGCAACCTGGATTTGGAG ATTACATTCCTGGAGTTCTTCGAGGTGCTCCTGGGTTGTGCAGAGGTGAAGTGCCAGCAGGTGGTGGAATCCTCTCAGGAGGACCGGCGGCAGTCCAGTCCTGAGCCAGAGGCCCGGAGGGATTCACCAGTGCACgagaccagcagcagcagcaccctgcAGACAACCAGCTGCACCTCCCAGTCG gcTGTAGGGCCTCTGAACTCCCCCATCTCTCCTGAAGTCGCCAGTCCCAAGTCGGATGAG ATCAGTAAACTCCAAGAACACCTGCAGTTTTCCGACTCTAAAGAAACGGAGGCTCAAAAGAATGTCAACACTGCAGTCAAATCTCAGACAGCAG TGGACAGTGATTCTGCTACTCTGTTGTCAGACATTGAGAGAGGGGAGGTTTCCCGACGGAGAGAGTCCTTTGCAGGTGAGACCATGGTGAGCCAAGAGCCAGGACTAGAAGCTAAACTGACCAGCAATCATTCCCACCTACAGAGAACAG AGGAAAGTGAAGTCGAAGGGGCACGAGTCAGAGGGACGGACGCCAAAGACAGTGAACTGGACCTCTGGATCCAGAGCATTCATCAATTTTTCAGCCATGTTTTCTTCCCAGCTCATGACCATAACAAGTTAGTGATCagtgaggtggaggaggagaagctccGCCAGGTGGCACAGAGACGCATCGCTCTAGCCAAAGCTCAAGAGCGAGCCAG GCTGAGAGAACAGTTAGTGGCTGAAGAAGAGAGGCGccagaaggagaaagaggaggttaCAGAGAAATCTGATGAGCCGGATGATGAAGTCAGCTCTTCAACCCCAGTGCATCCTACACCAGTGGCCTCAAACACTTCCATCTCAGGCGCTCCTGCAGCTAAATCGTCCACAGACACAGCATccaaaaagatgaaacaaatgTCCAGAGCCCTGAACTAG